A genome region from Triticum aestivum cultivar Chinese Spring chromosome 2B, IWGSC CS RefSeq v2.1, whole genome shotgun sequence includes the following:
- the LOC123045852 gene encoding uncharacterized protein isoform X3, with amino-acid sequence MVERWPCPKLVISTNSKSPAIKRQKKKFRSNCQSAIIVSSAQPRRKRPRNEVAIQQAEADSFPPSPGFYFRPQPPATPAFHGRRGRMMSRKPLLPCRGPAATPPAQLLLPIRRLLLLPLPRRRSSPPPPPLDRRRPAMAGAGQSAAPAAAAAAGAGATSFHVGMVRVVSFLVGGLNCAVLLLGLYLIDAALPPGCGWGLALAAMPAMAAVRVLAMLGAARAQHATADAIARRHLDEAAASVAEDAVARHEIRVRYKRWLWWTRFGMAVGALQLVGAIYLMFVIDGAERVSRRALIALFLILSWVVVVLQCFMGSDVLRWRSFYATHDMAWKAHYREVFDHGIREALCCLGRAKYLAVLEEDEVYSVARLLGELVAYRASGTGHLELLAGLALLQKHGNLPDLQTDLVEAPHTLMREAAVLHPFAEACYTGPLLDVGRNPILFPCAWVYRQGVLTPWARLRRPALDGDNWWRGHAAAFLRFVNIAPTALVRGRVRQSKREAAYFVVVLHDKKTVLIGVRGTETPEDLITDGLCRECAFTMEDLDGLVNSELLPVTTREKVISTFPHYGHGGIVEAARELFMQLNDCTGDNGNSENTSSKKFGFLSTLVQEGSECHGYKIRVVGHSLGGAVATVLGMMLFGRYPDVHVYAYGPLPCVDLIIAEACSQFVTTIVNNDEFSSRLSINSILRLRSAAISTLSDNSPDDTAMIQKLARRILNANKYHERRSPHQDALCNTEPDLQDLQNGLGAYNGPSSSIDEPRSYRSLQIDQDVRRIPLDGHDSGLEEAQTSSGEILVESREMFLAGLIIHVVRNRRSLFPLWKCWNPQEAEQPYKAVFAKRENFRDIAVTPSMFMDHLPWRCRFAMQRTLEGQPSQRLANSDSPVQHLV; translated from the exons atgGTGGAGCGATGGCCATGCCCTAAGCTTGTGATCTCCACCAACTCCAAAAGTCCAGCTATAAAACGGCAGAAAAAGAAATTCCGAAGCAACTGCCAGTCAGCAATCATCGTCAGCTCAGCTCAACCTCGGAGGAAACGTCCCCGGAACGAAGTAGCAATTCAGCAGGCGGAGGCCGACTCTTTCCCCCCGTCTCCCGGTTTCTATTTCCGTCCCCAACCACCCGCGACCCCCGCTTTCCATGGCCGCCGCGGCCGGATGATGTCTAGAAAGCCGCTCCTCCCCTGCCGCGGGCCCGCAGCCACCCCTCCCGCCCAGCTCCTCCTCCcaatccgccgcctcctcctcctccccctcccccgccgccgctcctccccgccgccgccgccgctcgaccGACGGAGGCCCGCCATGGCCGGCGCTGGCCAGTCCGCGgcccccgcggcggcggcggcggccggcgccgggGCCACCTCCTTCCATGTCGGCATGGTGCGGGTCGTCTCGTTCCTCGTCGGCGGCCTCAACTGCGCGGTGCTGCTGCTTGGCCTCTACCTCATCGACGCCGCGCTCCCGCCCGGCTGCGGCTGGGGCCTCGCGCTCGCCGCCATGCCCGCTATGGCCGCGGTCCGGGTGCTCGCCATGCTCGGCGCCGCGCGGGCCCAGCACGCCACTGCGGACGCCATTGCTCGCCGCCACCTCGACGAGGCCGCCGCCTCCGTTGCCGAGGACGCCGTGGCCCGCCACGAGATCAGG GTGAGGTATAAGCGCTGGTTGTGGTGGACTAGATTTGGTATGGCTGTTGGTGCATTGCAGCTGGTTGGGGCAATATATCTCATGTTTGTCATT GATGGAGCTGAGCGGGTCTCCAGACGAGCATTAATTGCTTTGTTTCTTATCCTTTCCTGGGTTGTGGTCGTCCTTCAGTGCTTCATGGGTTCTGATGTATTGAGATGGCGGTCATTCTATGCGACACATGATATGGCATGGAAAGCTCATTACAGGGAAGTGTTTGATCATGGAATTCGTGAGGCTTTGTGCTGCCTAGGACGTGCAAAGTATCT AGCCGTATTGGAAGAAGATGAGGTATATTCTGTGGCAAGACTTCTGGGTGAATTGGTTGCATATCGTGCTTCTGGGACTGGCCATTTGGAACTGTTAGCAG GGCTTGCTCTATTGCAGAAGCATGGGAATTTGCCTGATTTGCAAACTGACCTTGTGGAGGCACCTCATACGCTTATGCGAGAAGCTGCTGTTCTCCATCCTTTTGCTGAAGCATGTTACACG GGGCCACTTCTTGATGTCGGAAGAAACCCCATTTTGTTTCCATGCGCATGGGTTTATCGACAAGGCGTTTTAACTCCATGGGCGCGCCTAAG GCGTCCTGCACTTGATGGTGATAACTGGTGGCGAGGGCATGCTGCAGCTTTCCTTAGATTTGTTAATATAGCACCTACAGCACTTGTTCGAGGCCGTGTTCGTCAG AGCAAGCGTGAAGCCGCTTACTTTGTTGTGGTCCTCCATGACAAAAAAACTGTTCTTATTGGGGTGCGTGGGACAGAAACACCAGAGGATCTCATAACCGATGGACTATGCAGAGAATGTGCTTTCACTATGGAAGATTTGGATGGACTAGTAAA TAGTGAACTATTACCTGTAACTACGAGGGAGAAAGTTATTTCTACATTCCCGCACTATGGACATGGTGGAATTGTAGAGGCTGCTCGGGAGCTTTTCATGCAACTCAACGACTGCACAGGAG atAATGGCAACTCAGAAAACACGTCCTCCAAAAAATTTGGATTTCTGTCTACGCTAGTCCAGGAGGGCAGTGAGTGTCATGGATATAAAATTCGTGTCGTTGGACATTCTTTAGGAGGCGCTGTTGCTACAGTCCTAGGAATGATG CTTTTTGGCAGATACCCAGATGTGCATGTGTATGCTTATGGCCCACTTCCTTGTGTGGATTTGATAATAGCTGAAGCCTGTTCACAGTTTGTTACCAC CATTGTAAACAACGACGAATTTTCTTCTCGCCTTTCAATCAACTCAATCCTCAGACTACGATCTGCTGCAATAAGTACTCTTTCAGATAACTCCCCAGATGATACAGCAATGATACAAAAACTTGCTCGCAGAATTTTGAATGCAAACAAGTATCATGAAAGGCGGTCTCCACACCAGGATGCATTATGCAATACTGAGCCAGACCTTCAAGATTTGCAAAATGGCTTGGGTGCCTACAATGGACCCAGTTCATCCATAGATGAGCCCAGAAGCTATCGAAGCCTACAAATTGATCAGGATGTCCGGAGGATTCCACTTGATGGGCATGATTCCGGTTTGGAAGAGGCTCAGACATCTTCTGGGGAAATACTAGTCGAGTCTCGAGAGATGTTTCTTGCAGGCTTAATTATTCATGTTGTGCGGAACAGAAGAAGCCTCTTTCCTCTTTGGAAATGCTGGAACCCTCAGGAAGCTGAACAACCATATAAAGCTGTTTTTGCGAAAAGAGAGAACTTCAGGGATATTGCTGTTACTCCTTCTATGTTCATGGATCACTTACCATGGAG GTGTCGGTTTGCTATGCAGAGAACTCTGGAAGGCCAACCGTCACAGCGTTTAGCTAATTCTGATTCACCTGTACAACATTTGGTCTGA
- the LOC123045852 gene encoding uncharacterized protein isoform X2 codes for MVERWPCPKLVISTNSKSPAIKRQKKKFRSNCQSAIIVSSAQPRRKRPRNEVAIQQAEADSFPPSPGFYFRPQPPATPAFHGRRGRMMSRKPLLPCRGPAATPPAQLLLPIRRLLLLPLPRRRSSPPPPPLDRRRPAMAGAGQSAAPAAAAAAGAGATSFHVGMVRVVSFLVGGLNCAVLLLGLYLIDAALPPGCGWGLALAAMPAMAAVRVLAMLGAARAQHATADAIARRHLDEAAASVAEDAVARHEIRVRYKRWLWWTRFGMAVGALQLVGAIYLMFVIVSDLPNERRPTSCFFAQDGAERVSRRALIALFLILSWVVVVLQCFMGSDVLRWRSFYATHDMAWKAHYREVFDHGIREALCCLGRAKYLAVLEEDEVYSVARLLGELVAYRASGTGHLELLAGLALLQKHGNLPDLQTDLVEAPHTLMREAAVLHPFAEACYTGPLLDVGRNPILFPCAWVYRQGVLTPWARLRRPALDGDNWWRGHAAAFLRFVNIAPTALVRGRVRQSKREAAYFVVVLHDKKTVLIGVRGTETPEDLITDGLCRECAFTMEDLDGLVNELLPVTTREKVISTFPHYGHGGIVEAARELFMQLNDCTGDNGNSENTSSKKFGFLSTLVQEGSECHGYKIRVVGHSLGGAVATVLGMMLFGRYPDVHVYAYGPLPCVDLIIAEACSQFVTTIVNNDEFSSRLSINSILRLRSAAISTLSDNSPDDTAMIQKLARRILNANKYHERRSPHQDALCNTEPDLQDLQNGLGAYNGPSSSIDEPRSYRSLQIDQDVRRIPLDGHDSGLEEAQTSSGEILVESREMFLAGLIIHVVRNRRSLFPLWKCWNPQEAEQPYKAVFAKRENFRDIAVTPSMFMDHLPWRCRFAMQRTLEGQPSQRLANSDSPVQHLV; via the exons atgGTGGAGCGATGGCCATGCCCTAAGCTTGTGATCTCCACCAACTCCAAAAGTCCAGCTATAAAACGGCAGAAAAAGAAATTCCGAAGCAACTGCCAGTCAGCAATCATCGTCAGCTCAGCTCAACCTCGGAGGAAACGTCCCCGGAACGAAGTAGCAATTCAGCAGGCGGAGGCCGACTCTTTCCCCCCGTCTCCCGGTTTCTATTTCCGTCCCCAACCACCCGCGACCCCCGCTTTCCATGGCCGCCGCGGCCGGATGATGTCTAGAAAGCCGCTCCTCCCCTGCCGCGGGCCCGCAGCCACCCCTCCCGCCCAGCTCCTCCTCCcaatccgccgcctcctcctcctccccctcccccgccgccgctcctccccgccgccgccgccgctcgaccGACGGAGGCCCGCCATGGCCGGCGCTGGCCAGTCCGCGgcccccgcggcggcggcggcggccggcgccgggGCCACCTCCTTCCATGTCGGCATGGTGCGGGTCGTCTCGTTCCTCGTCGGCGGCCTCAACTGCGCGGTGCTGCTGCTTGGCCTCTACCTCATCGACGCCGCGCTCCCGCCCGGCTGCGGCTGGGGCCTCGCGCTCGCCGCCATGCCCGCTATGGCCGCGGTCCGGGTGCTCGCCATGCTCGGCGCCGCGCGGGCCCAGCACGCCACTGCGGACGCCATTGCTCGCCGCCACCTCGACGAGGCCGCCGCCTCCGTTGCCGAGGACGCCGTGGCCCGCCACGAGATCAGG GTGAGGTATAAGCGCTGGTTGTGGTGGACTAGATTTGGTATGGCTGTTGGTGCATTGCAGCTGGTTGGGGCAATATATCTCATGTTTGTCATTGTGAGTGATCTTCCCAACGAAAGAAGACCCACGTCCTGTTTCTTTG CACAGGATGGAGCTGAGCGGGTCTCCAGACGAGCATTAATTGCTTTGTTTCTTATCCTTTCCTGGGTTGTGGTCGTCCTTCAGTGCTTCATGGGTTCTGATGTATTGAGATGGCGGTCATTCTATGCGACACATGATATGGCATGGAAAGCTCATTACAGGGAAGTGTTTGATCATGGAATTCGTGAGGCTTTGTGCTGCCTAGGACGTGCAAAGTATCT AGCCGTATTGGAAGAAGATGAGGTATATTCTGTGGCAAGACTTCTGGGTGAATTGGTTGCATATCGTGCTTCTGGGACTGGCCATTTGGAACTGTTAGCAG GGCTTGCTCTATTGCAGAAGCATGGGAATTTGCCTGATTTGCAAACTGACCTTGTGGAGGCACCTCATACGCTTATGCGAGAAGCTGCTGTTCTCCATCCTTTTGCTGAAGCATGTTACACG GGGCCACTTCTTGATGTCGGAAGAAACCCCATTTTGTTTCCATGCGCATGGGTTTATCGACAAGGCGTTTTAACTCCATGGGCGCGCCTAAG GCGTCCTGCACTTGATGGTGATAACTGGTGGCGAGGGCATGCTGCAGCTTTCCTTAGATTTGTTAATATAGCACCTACAGCACTTGTTCGAGGCCGTGTTCGTCAG AGCAAGCGTGAAGCCGCTTACTTTGTTGTGGTCCTCCATGACAAAAAAACTGTTCTTATTGGGGTGCGTGGGACAGAAACACCAGAGGATCTCATAACCGATGGACTATGCAGAGAATGTGCTTTCACTATGGAAGATTTGGATGGACTAGTAAA TGAACTATTACCTGTAACTACGAGGGAGAAAGTTATTTCTACATTCCCGCACTATGGACATGGTGGAATTGTAGAGGCTGCTCGGGAGCTTTTCATGCAACTCAACGACTGCACAGGAG atAATGGCAACTCAGAAAACACGTCCTCCAAAAAATTTGGATTTCTGTCTACGCTAGTCCAGGAGGGCAGTGAGTGTCATGGATATAAAATTCGTGTCGTTGGACATTCTTTAGGAGGCGCTGTTGCTACAGTCCTAGGAATGATG CTTTTTGGCAGATACCCAGATGTGCATGTGTATGCTTATGGCCCACTTCCTTGTGTGGATTTGATAATAGCTGAAGCCTGTTCACAGTTTGTTACCAC CATTGTAAACAACGACGAATTTTCTTCTCGCCTTTCAATCAACTCAATCCTCAGACTACGATCTGCTGCAATAAGTACTCTTTCAGATAACTCCCCAGATGATACAGCAATGATACAAAAACTTGCTCGCAGAATTTTGAATGCAAACAAGTATCATGAAAGGCGGTCTCCACACCAGGATGCATTATGCAATACTGAGCCAGACCTTCAAGATTTGCAAAATGGCTTGGGTGCCTACAATGGACCCAGTTCATCCATAGATGAGCCCAGAAGCTATCGAAGCCTACAAATTGATCAGGATGTCCGGAGGATTCCACTTGATGGGCATGATTCCGGTTTGGAAGAGGCTCAGACATCTTCTGGGGAAATACTAGTCGAGTCTCGAGAGATGTTTCTTGCAGGCTTAATTATTCATGTTGTGCGGAACAGAAGAAGCCTCTTTCCTCTTTGGAAATGCTGGAACCCTCAGGAAGCTGAACAACCATATAAAGCTGTTTTTGCGAAAAGAGAGAACTTCAGGGATATTGCTGTTACTCCTTCTATGTTCATGGATCACTTACCATGGAG GTGTCGGTTTGCTATGCAGAGAACTCTGGAAGGCCAACCGTCACAGCGTTTAGCTAATTCTGATTCACCTGTACAACATTTGGTCTGA
- the LOC123045852 gene encoding uncharacterized protein isoform X1, with protein sequence MVERWPCPKLVISTNSKSPAIKRQKKKFRSNCQSAIIVSSAQPRRKRPRNEVAIQQAEADSFPPSPGFYFRPQPPATPAFHGRRGRMMSRKPLLPCRGPAATPPAQLLLPIRRLLLLPLPRRRSSPPPPPLDRRRPAMAGAGQSAAPAAAAAAGAGATSFHVGMVRVVSFLVGGLNCAVLLLGLYLIDAALPPGCGWGLALAAMPAMAAVRVLAMLGAARAQHATADAIARRHLDEAAASVAEDAVARHEIRVRYKRWLWWTRFGMAVGALQLVGAIYLMFVIVSDLPNERRPTSCFFAQDGAERVSRRALIALFLILSWVVVVLQCFMGSDVLRWRSFYATHDMAWKAHYREVFDHGIREALCCLGRAKYLAVLEEDEVYSVARLLGELVAYRASGTGHLELLAGLALLQKHGNLPDLQTDLVEAPHTLMREAAVLHPFAEACYTGPLLDVGRNPILFPCAWVYRQGVLTPWARLRRPALDGDNWWRGHAAAFLRFVNIAPTALVRGRVRQSKREAAYFVVVLHDKKTVLIGVRGTETPEDLITDGLCRECAFTMEDLDGLVNSELLPVTTREKVISTFPHYGHGGIVEAARELFMQLNDCTGDNGNSENTSSKKFGFLSTLVQEGSECHGYKIRVVGHSLGGAVATVLGMMLFGRYPDVHVYAYGPLPCVDLIIAEACSQFVTTIVNNDEFSSRLSINSILRLRSAAISTLSDNSPDDTAMIQKLARRILNANKYHERRSPHQDALCNTEPDLQDLQNGLGAYNGPSSSIDEPRSYRSLQIDQDVRRIPLDGHDSGLEEAQTSSGEILVESREMFLAGLIIHVVRNRRSLFPLWKCWNPQEAEQPYKAVFAKRENFRDIAVTPSMFMDHLPWRCRFAMQRTLEGQPSQRLANSDSPVQHLV encoded by the exons atgGTGGAGCGATGGCCATGCCCTAAGCTTGTGATCTCCACCAACTCCAAAAGTCCAGCTATAAAACGGCAGAAAAAGAAATTCCGAAGCAACTGCCAGTCAGCAATCATCGTCAGCTCAGCTCAACCTCGGAGGAAACGTCCCCGGAACGAAGTAGCAATTCAGCAGGCGGAGGCCGACTCTTTCCCCCCGTCTCCCGGTTTCTATTTCCGTCCCCAACCACCCGCGACCCCCGCTTTCCATGGCCGCCGCGGCCGGATGATGTCTAGAAAGCCGCTCCTCCCCTGCCGCGGGCCCGCAGCCACCCCTCCCGCCCAGCTCCTCCTCCcaatccgccgcctcctcctcctccccctcccccgccgccgctcctccccgccgccgccgccgctcgaccGACGGAGGCCCGCCATGGCCGGCGCTGGCCAGTCCGCGgcccccgcggcggcggcggcggccggcgccgggGCCACCTCCTTCCATGTCGGCATGGTGCGGGTCGTCTCGTTCCTCGTCGGCGGCCTCAACTGCGCGGTGCTGCTGCTTGGCCTCTACCTCATCGACGCCGCGCTCCCGCCCGGCTGCGGCTGGGGCCTCGCGCTCGCCGCCATGCCCGCTATGGCCGCGGTCCGGGTGCTCGCCATGCTCGGCGCCGCGCGGGCCCAGCACGCCACTGCGGACGCCATTGCTCGCCGCCACCTCGACGAGGCCGCCGCCTCCGTTGCCGAGGACGCCGTGGCCCGCCACGAGATCAGG GTGAGGTATAAGCGCTGGTTGTGGTGGACTAGATTTGGTATGGCTGTTGGTGCATTGCAGCTGGTTGGGGCAATATATCTCATGTTTGTCATTGTGAGTGATCTTCCCAACGAAAGAAGACCCACGTCCTGTTTCTTTG CACAGGATGGAGCTGAGCGGGTCTCCAGACGAGCATTAATTGCTTTGTTTCTTATCCTTTCCTGGGTTGTGGTCGTCCTTCAGTGCTTCATGGGTTCTGATGTATTGAGATGGCGGTCATTCTATGCGACACATGATATGGCATGGAAAGCTCATTACAGGGAAGTGTTTGATCATGGAATTCGTGAGGCTTTGTGCTGCCTAGGACGTGCAAAGTATCT AGCCGTATTGGAAGAAGATGAGGTATATTCTGTGGCAAGACTTCTGGGTGAATTGGTTGCATATCGTGCTTCTGGGACTGGCCATTTGGAACTGTTAGCAG GGCTTGCTCTATTGCAGAAGCATGGGAATTTGCCTGATTTGCAAACTGACCTTGTGGAGGCACCTCATACGCTTATGCGAGAAGCTGCTGTTCTCCATCCTTTTGCTGAAGCATGTTACACG GGGCCACTTCTTGATGTCGGAAGAAACCCCATTTTGTTTCCATGCGCATGGGTTTATCGACAAGGCGTTTTAACTCCATGGGCGCGCCTAAG GCGTCCTGCACTTGATGGTGATAACTGGTGGCGAGGGCATGCTGCAGCTTTCCTTAGATTTGTTAATATAGCACCTACAGCACTTGTTCGAGGCCGTGTTCGTCAG AGCAAGCGTGAAGCCGCTTACTTTGTTGTGGTCCTCCATGACAAAAAAACTGTTCTTATTGGGGTGCGTGGGACAGAAACACCAGAGGATCTCATAACCGATGGACTATGCAGAGAATGTGCTTTCACTATGGAAGATTTGGATGGACTAGTAAA TAGTGAACTATTACCTGTAACTACGAGGGAGAAAGTTATTTCTACATTCCCGCACTATGGACATGGTGGAATTGTAGAGGCTGCTCGGGAGCTTTTCATGCAACTCAACGACTGCACAGGAG atAATGGCAACTCAGAAAACACGTCCTCCAAAAAATTTGGATTTCTGTCTACGCTAGTCCAGGAGGGCAGTGAGTGTCATGGATATAAAATTCGTGTCGTTGGACATTCTTTAGGAGGCGCTGTTGCTACAGTCCTAGGAATGATG CTTTTTGGCAGATACCCAGATGTGCATGTGTATGCTTATGGCCCACTTCCTTGTGTGGATTTGATAATAGCTGAAGCCTGTTCACAGTTTGTTACCAC CATTGTAAACAACGACGAATTTTCTTCTCGCCTTTCAATCAACTCAATCCTCAGACTACGATCTGCTGCAATAAGTACTCTTTCAGATAACTCCCCAGATGATACAGCAATGATACAAAAACTTGCTCGCAGAATTTTGAATGCAAACAAGTATCATGAAAGGCGGTCTCCACACCAGGATGCATTATGCAATACTGAGCCAGACCTTCAAGATTTGCAAAATGGCTTGGGTGCCTACAATGGACCCAGTTCATCCATAGATGAGCCCAGAAGCTATCGAAGCCTACAAATTGATCAGGATGTCCGGAGGATTCCACTTGATGGGCATGATTCCGGTTTGGAAGAGGCTCAGACATCTTCTGGGGAAATACTAGTCGAGTCTCGAGAGATGTTTCTTGCAGGCTTAATTATTCATGTTGTGCGGAACAGAAGAAGCCTCTTTCCTCTTTGGAAATGCTGGAACCCTCAGGAAGCTGAACAACCATATAAAGCTGTTTTTGCGAAAAGAGAGAACTTCAGGGATATTGCTGTTACTCCTTCTATGTTCATGGATCACTTACCATGGAG GTGTCGGTTTGCTATGCAGAGAACTCTGGAAGGCCAACCGTCACAGCGTTTAGCTAATTCTGATTCACCTGTACAACATTTGGTCTGA